Proteins found in one Hevea brasiliensis isolate MT/VB/25A 57/8 chromosome 18, ASM3005281v1, whole genome shotgun sequence genomic segment:
- the LOC110673075 gene encoding alkane hydroxylase MAH1-like, with protein MAMLGYSEMLVAILAFLFIVTLTLWLWWWNGNSLLINWPVVGMVPQLSWNSYRLHDFLTCILQQSQGTFLFKGHWFGDKDFVFTSDSMNIHHILSKNFANYHKGEDFREIFEPMGDGIFISDSDNWRNLRRIFHSVLKSRRFELATKTTMEQKILNGLFPILKNASMLASEVDIQDVLKRFMFDNICLLVLGLDPNSLSPEFPHIPCAKAYDDMSEAAIYRHTLPGSIWKLQRWLQIGKEKKVRKALDIFDDFAEQCITRKRQQLGQSSRNQEELGDFDLLTYFLVRDDNSKDHQGGEDAICTKSNKFLRDTAFNLLAAGRDSVAAGLAWFFWLVATHPFVEKNILDEMEANLREGTGGKWKIFSIEEVSKLVYLHAVICETLRLYPPIPFEHKASVGPDILPSGHQIPGNMKIIYSLYSMGRMEDIWGKDFLEFKPERWISESGEIKHVPSYKFITFNAGPRTCLGKDLTFLQMKTVASTVLWNFSLQVVENHPIGPSVSMVLFIEKGLKVKVFERFGSSNGGNDGNRM; from the coding sequence ATGGCTATGCTTGGGTATTCAGAGATGCTAGTAGCAATTCTAGCATTTCTCTTTATTGTTACACTTACCCTTTGGCTTTGGTGGTGGAATGGGAACTCTCTACTTATCAACTGGCCGGTAGTAGGGATGGTTCCACAACTTTCATGGAACTCATATCGTCTCCATGATTTTCTCACTTGTATACTCCAGCAAAGTCAAGGCACATTTCTATTCAAAGGACATTGGTTTGGCGACAAGGATTTTGTGTTCACTAGCGATTCTATGAACATCCATCACATCCTGAGCAAGAATTTTGCCAACTACCACAAGGGCGAGGATTTCAGGGAGATTTTTGAACCTATGGGAGATGGAATTTTCATTTCTGACTCCGATAATTGGAGAAATCTAAGGAGAATATTTCATTCTGTACTTAAAAGCAGGAGGTTCGAGCTTGCTACAAAGACTACTATGGAGCAGAAGATCTTGAATGGCCTATTCCCGATTCTAAAGAATGCTTCCATGCTAGCAAGTGAGGTAGATATACAAGATGTGCTTAAGCGATTCATGTTTGATAATATATGCTTATTGGTTTTAGGCTTGGATCCGAATTCCCTTTCTCCAGAATTCCCTCATATTCCTTGTGCGAAGGCCTATGATGACATGTCGGAGGCTGCAATTTACAGGCACACCTTGCCAGGAAGCATTTGGAAGTTGCAAAGGTGGCTGCAGATTGGGAAAGAGAAGAAGGTTAGGAAAGCCTTGGACATCTTTGATGATTTTGCAGAGCAATGCATTACAAGAAAGCGACAGCAATTAGGCCAAAGCAGCAGAAATCAGGAGGAACTAGGGGATTTCGACTTATTAACATACTTTTTGGTGAGAGATGATAATAGCAAAGATCATCAAGGAGGAGAAGATGCCATTTGTACTAAATCAAACAAATTTCTAAGAGACACTGCCTTTAATCTCTTGGCGGCTGGAAGAGACAGCGTAGCTGCTGGACTTGCTTGGTTTTTCTGGCTAGTTGCAACACACCCATTTGTAGAGAAAAACATTTTGGATGAGATGGAAGCAAATTTAAGAGAAGGAACTGGTGGTAAGTGGAAGATTTTCAGTATCGAAGAGGTAAGCAAACTAGTTTATCTCCATGCTGTTATATGCGAGACACTCCGACTGTATCCACCTATACCTTTTGAGCACAAAGCTTCTGTTGGACCAGACATCCTTCCTAGCGGCCATCAAATCCCTGGAAATATGAAGATCATCTATTCTTTATATTCAATGGGAAGGATGGAAGATATATGGGGTAAAGATTTCTTAGAATTCAAGCCAGAGAGATGGATATCAGAGAGTGGTGAAATCAAGCATGTACCGTCTTACAAGTTCATAACATTCAATGCAGGACCCAGGACATGTTTAGGTAAGGACTTGACGTTTCTGCAAATGAAAACGGTTGCTTCTACCGTTTTATGGAATTTCTCTCTTCAAGTGGTTGAAAACCATCCCATTGGTCCAAGTGTTTCTATGGTACTTTTTATTGAAAAGGGTTTGAAGGTTAAGGTTTTTGAAAGATTTGGGTCTTCAAATGGAGGAAATGATGGAAATCGCATGTGA